Proteins from a single region of Leuconostoc gasicomitatum LMG 18811:
- a CDS encoding phosphatase PAP2 family protein: protein MQLTNNEVRQKKYNIGIENENNDFRTTDREKQVVLTLLGIGILSLVIATFFDRNVTQAVMNQNSIFGNIFQNYADQGAQVVTFVSAEVIAWYIWRRLNEHLIKYIMTGGMLLLALNQLLALLQDALSYTFSMLNNIAHGVPMGVANNTAAVQNYPEILRWSLAIISWLILSWLFANWLNKKSDVDLKYLIIVAVVGIAVVFIAQTMIGDMKTLWGRFRPYEMTTVSGQTMSEFTPWYHMNGINGHNSFPSGHTMSGWLFLYLAFFVPRDNISMQRKMVIFGLAMGILTAMSRVRIGAHWLSDVTVSSILVGLLIFAASRLIGAHFVENHDMSL, encoded by the coding sequence ATGCAATTAACAAACAACGAGGTTCGCCAAAAAAAATATAACATTGGGATTGAAAATGAGAACAATGATTTTAGGACAACTGATCGTGAAAAACAAGTTGTCCTAACCTTATTAGGAATAGGAATACTGTCATTAGTGATTGCAACATTTTTTGATAGAAATGTTACGCAAGCAGTCATGAATCAAAATTCAATTTTTGGTAATATTTTTCAGAATTACGCTGATCAGGGTGCACAAGTTGTGACGTTTGTATCGGCAGAAGTTATTGCCTGGTATATTTGGCGTCGATTGAATGAACATTTGATTAAATACATTATGACTGGGGGCATGCTGCTACTAGCATTAAACCAACTACTAGCATTGTTACAAGATGCGTTAAGTTATACATTTTCAATGTTAAATAATATAGCTCATGGTGTTCCCATGGGCGTAGCAAATAATACAGCAGCTGTTCAAAATTATCCGGAAATATTACGTTGGTCACTCGCAATTATCTCATGGCTTATTTTATCGTGGTTATTTGCTAATTGGTTAAATAAAAAATCAGATGTCGATCTGAAATATCTTATCATTGTTGCAGTAGTTGGTATTGCAGTAGTCTTTATTGCGCAAACAATGATAGGGGATATGAAGACCTTGTGGGGTCGGTTTAGACCTTATGAAATGACAACAGTTTCAGGGCAAACAATGAGCGAGTTTACACCTTGGTATCATATGAATGGTATAAATGGGCATAACTCTTTTCCTTCAGGTCATACGATGTCAGGTTGGTTATTCTTATATTTAGCTTTTTTTGTACCACGTGATAATATATCTATGCAACGAAAAATGGTCATTTTTGGCTTAGCAATGGGTATTTTGACGGCTATGAGTCGTGTGAGAATAGGTGCACATTGGTTGAGTGACGTGACAGTGTCAAGTATACTAGTTGGTTTGTTAATATTTGCTGCTAGTAGGTTAATAGGTGCACATTTCGTAGAAAATCACGACATGTCATTATAA
- a CDS encoding YbaN family protein — translation MKIIYIGLGIISFAIGTIAIWIPGLPTTGFYVLTAILWSKSSPRLETWLHNNRYYIKYVDEAVFGRKLPLKGRIIIYLITASMMAIPFFTTDMLWLKFVLPLTSLTQITSMESYYRGYLWRKGIPFTQNMKRAYSEK, via the coding sequence ATGAAAATAATTTATATTGGCCTCGGCATCATTAGCTTTGCAATTGGCACCATTGCAATTTGGATCCCAGGTTTACCGACCACAGGTTTTTATGTTTTAACTGCCATTTTATGGTCCAAATCTTCACCACGTTTGGAAACTTGGTTGCACAATAACCGTTACTATATTAAGTATGTCGATGAAGCTGTTTTTGGCCGTAAATTACCCTTAAAGGGTCGCATTATTATTTATCTCATTACTGCTTCGATGATGGCTATCCCATTTTTTACTACTGATATGTTATGGTTAAAATTTGTTCTGCCACTTACCTCACTCACACAAATAACTTCTATGGAAAGTTATTACCGTGGTTACTTGTGGCGCAAGGGGATTCCTTTTACACAAAACATGAAACGAGCGTACTCAGAAAAATGA
- a CDS encoding hydroxymethylglutaryl-CoA reductase, degradative, with protein MAKKYYELTPNERLAFLNLNEHVKAELQANQSDNNAQIVENYMSDFRVPMGLLKDIIIDTHLVNVPMAIEEPSVIAAANNGAKLLNSGGGVAVKLPERTAMIGQILFYGVNFHTLHQFVTTHQEEIFDIAKRAKPSIYKRGGGLVTVNTRQISDDEMSVDFKIDTKDAMGANIVNTILEAEVSLFSEFDKHILGAILTNYAMAQLVTVIGNVTFEAIGGRDIAEKIVALNRFSKNDSYRAVTENKGLFNGIGAVVLATGNDWRAVEASGHAYASQDGHYRSLTHWTIVDEQLHGELTLPISVGTVGGVITAMNQAKNVLDIIHTKSADELRGIILAVGLAQNLAALKAIADGGIQRGHMRMQYRALAVQVGALPQEVPILVSKLTSLPQVDAARATEILMEMRR; from the coding sequence ATGGCTAAAAAATATTATGAATTGACGCCGAATGAACGTTTGGCTTTTTTGAATTTAAATGAGCATGTGAAAGCAGAGTTACAAGCTAATCAAAGTGACAATAACGCACAAATTGTTGAAAATTATATGAGTGATTTTCGTGTGCCTATGGGTTTGTTAAAAGATATTATCATTGATACACATCTAGTTAATGTACCTATGGCAATCGAAGAACCAAGTGTCATTGCAGCAGCAAATAATGGGGCTAAACTTTTAAATAGTGGTGGTGGTGTTGCTGTCAAGCTACCAGAACGTACGGCAATGATTGGGCAAATATTATTTTATGGTGTTAATTTTCATACACTTCATCAGTTTGTGACAACACATCAAGAAGAAATATTCGACATAGCTAAACGTGCGAAACCCTCTATTTATAAGCGTGGTGGTGGTTTAGTGACAGTTAACACACGCCAAATTTCTGATGATGAAATGAGTGTTGATTTCAAAATTGATACAAAAGATGCTATGGGTGCAAACATTGTTAATACAATACTAGAAGCAGAAGTCAGTTTGTTTTCAGAATTTGACAAACATATTCTAGGCGCAATTCTCACTAATTATGCGATGGCACAATTGGTAACAGTCATCGGGAATGTTACTTTCGAAGCAATAGGTGGTCGAGACATAGCTGAAAAAATTGTGGCATTGAATCGATTTTCTAAGAATGATTCATATCGTGCGGTGACTGAGAATAAAGGATTATTTAACGGAATAGGTGCCGTTGTATTGGCAACTGGCAATGATTGGCGTGCTGTAGAGGCCAGTGGACATGCTTATGCTAGTCAAGATGGGCATTATCGATCACTAACACATTGGACAATTGTCGATGAACAATTACATGGTGAATTGACGCTGCCAATATCAGTGGGTACAGTCGGTGGCGTGATAACAGCCATGAATCAGGCAAAAAACGTACTTGACATTATTCATACAAAATCAGCAGATGAATTACGCGGTATTATTTTAGCCGTTGGGTTAGCACAGAATCTTGCGGCTTTAAAAGCCATTGCAGACGGCGGTATACAACGAGGTCATATGCGAATGCAATATCGAGCACTGGCTGTACAGGTAGGTGCGTTGCCACAAGAAGTGCCAATACTAGTGTCAAAATTAACTTCGTTGCCACAAGTAGATGCAGCCAGAGCCACTGAAATATTAATGGAGATGAGAAGATGA
- a CDS encoding exopolyphosphatase: protein MSYLAIVDLGSNSARMVVEELHDDGTYTELIREKQDTRIAQNMGHDLILKELPIARTISALKYFQTKYASFKPEVRAITTAAVRMAVNQAEFLARVKLETGIEFQVLTGEEEAHYDYLGVMSTLTVDEAVILDTGGASVEIIAVTDGKNIADVSLPFGAVSLSEQFNLANDINQSDIQLACDSILKQYKTLPWLSNNQQKPVILLGGANRSLARMGRIALGTMSVNNFHGFSMTVEQVTTIFEEIRYMTRSQREHIAGLEIARADIIVSGLLPLLNLMYTINAPRVIFSESGVREGLIAETIKNNG, encoded by the coding sequence ATGAGCTATTTAGCAATTGTCGATCTTGGGAGTAATTCAGCTCGTATGGTAGTTGAAGAACTACATGATGACGGCACATACACGGAATTAATCCGTGAAAAACAGGATACACGTATTGCGCAAAATATGGGACATGATCTCATTTTAAAAGAATTACCTATTGCTCGCACAATTTCGGCATTGAAATATTTTCAAACGAAGTATGCTAGCTTTAAACCAGAAGTGCGAGCAATTACAACGGCCGCGGTCAGAATGGCTGTGAATCAGGCCGAATTTTTGGCACGTGTAAAATTGGAAACGGGTATTGAATTTCAAGTGTTAACTGGCGAAGAGGAGGCGCATTATGATTATCTGGGCGTGATGTCTACCTTAACAGTTGATGAAGCTGTTATATTAGATACCGGAGGCGCATCAGTAGAAATAATTGCTGTGACAGATGGTAAAAATATAGCTGATGTGAGTTTGCCTTTTGGTGCAGTTTCTTTGTCGGAACAATTTAATTTAGCAAATGATATTAATCAGTCTGACATTCAATTAGCTTGTGATAGCATCTTAAAACAATATAAAACATTGCCGTGGTTATCTAACAATCAGCAGAAACCGGTAATTTTATTAGGCGGAGCCAATCGTTCGTTAGCCCGTATGGGGCGCATTGCCCTAGGTACCATGTCGGTGAATAATTTTCATGGATTTAGTATGACAGTTGAGCAAGTAACAACCATTTTTGAAGAAATTCGATACATGACAAGATCTCAACGGGAGCATATTGCGGGTCTGGAAATCGCAAGGGCTGATATTATTGTTAGCGGTTTGTTACCATTATTGAATTTGATGTATACTATTAATGCACCAAGAGTGATTTTTTCAGAAAGTGGCGTACGTGAAGGCTTAATTGCCGAAACAATAAAAAATAATGGCTAA
- a CDS encoding NAD-dependent protein deacylase — MLVTPKIQERFDSAKQIVFMTGAGVSTASGIPDYRSKNGIYNGVDLRPEYLLSKTAFRNEPEKQYQFMIDNMYFPMAKPNIIHDKMAELTQHNKAKIITQNVDDLHVKANSKPDNLVRFHGSLYDIYAPIDGEKTDVMAYLKSMTRLDGAVLRPNITFYEEMPFDVDKSVMWVQSADLIVVVGTSFRVYPFAGLLNYANTKATIMSINLEHIETSFNVDQIIGDATDFFDELKI; from the coding sequence ATGTTAGTCACACCAAAAATCCAAGAACGCTTTGATTCAGCAAAACAGATTGTTTTTATGACGGGTGCAGGTGTATCAACCGCCTCAGGTATTCCGGATTATCGATCTAAGAATGGTATTTATAATGGTGTCGACTTACGACCAGAATATTTATTATCTAAAACAGCTTTTCGTAACGAACCAGAAAAGCAGTATCAATTTATGATTGATAATATGTATTTTCCGATGGCAAAGCCTAATATCATTCATGATAAAATGGCTGAATTAACTCAGCATAACAAAGCTAAGATTATTACACAAAACGTGGATGACTTACATGTTAAAGCTAACAGCAAACCAGATAATTTAGTACGTTTTCATGGTTCTTTATATGATATCTATGCACCAATTGATGGTGAAAAAACGGATGTGATGGCATACTTAAAGTCAATGACACGTTTAGACGGTGCTGTCTTACGTCCAAACATAACTTTTTATGAAGAAATGCCATTTGATGTTGATAAATCCGTAATGTGGGTTCAATCAGCAGATTTAATTGTTGTTGTCGGCACAAGTTTTCGTGTTTATCCATTTGCAGGACTATTAAATTATGCCAATACAAAGGCAACGATAATGTCAATTAATCTTGAGCACATAGAGACATCTTTTAATGTTGATCAAATTATTGGGGATGCGACAGATTTTTTCGATGAGTTAAAAATTTAA
- a CDS encoding LCP family protein has product MDNQNFSRAARREQNDRNKEPSRGPKPPKPPRKRKKIWRWILMIILIIFVVGGIVFARALHNIHKSVDSMQRSANITKARDVKQVMKDGKPFSVLVLGTDTGALQRDRTGLTDSMMIVTINPKTKTTTMMSIPRDIMMAISGAENTFPQKLNAAFPIAGVGSAMMTLQNYLNVPIDFYVLANMGGLEKMIDQVGGVKVASPLTFTYTPEADTTPETYKFVKGQEQFQYAKDGKNFKSFATMNGNAALSFSRMRYDDPQGDYGRQLRQRLVLKAMLKKSASPSTLFNSKFMASISKNVETDMNYNEMLNAVKKYMPATKNQVSDYLHGVGDMYDGVSYQMVPESEKQRVTNKLRQSLSLPEKKTGTQFGSTVPPLSYGVAETNLNTINETLDSQK; this is encoded by the coding sequence ATGGATAATCAAAATTTTAGTCGCGCTGCGCGACGTGAACAAAATGATAGAAATAAAGAACCATCACGAGGTCCAAAACCACCGAAGCCACCACGTAAACGCAAGAAAATTTGGCGTTGGATACTGATGATTATTCTTATAATTTTTGTTGTTGGTGGCATTGTATTTGCAAGAGCGTTGCATAATATTCATAAATCAGTGGATAGCATGCAACGAAGCGCAAATATTACTAAAGCACGTGATGTTAAACAAGTTATGAAAGATGGCAAGCCGTTTTCAGTTCTGGTTTTAGGGACGGATACTGGTGCATTGCAACGAGATCGCACTGGACTAACAGATTCGATGATGATAGTCACTATTAACCCGAAAACTAAAACAACAACGATGATGTCCATACCACGCGATATCATGATGGCTATTTCTGGTGCAGAGAATACGTTTCCGCAAAAGTTAAATGCTGCTTTTCCGATTGCTGGTGTGGGATCAGCAATGATGACGCTGCAGAATTATCTTAATGTGCCAATTGATTTTTACGTTTTAGCTAATATGGGTGGATTAGAAAAAATGATAGATCAAGTAGGTGGGGTAAAAGTCGCATCACCATTGACTTTCACCTATACACCGGAAGCGGACACAACGCCGGAAACTTATAAATTTGTTAAGGGACAGGAACAATTTCAATATGCAAAAGATGGCAAAAATTTCAAATCCTTTGCAACTATGAATGGTAATGCAGCATTGTCATTTTCACGTATGCGATATGATGATCCACAGGGTGATTATGGTCGACAGTTACGTCAAAGATTAGTCTTGAAAGCGATGCTAAAAAAGTCTGCTAGCCCTTCAACGTTGTTCAATTCAAAGTTTATGGCTTCTATCTCAAAAAATGTTGAGACAGATATGAACTATAATGAAATGTTGAATGCTGTAAAGAAGTATATGCCTGCCACAAAAAATCAAGTTTCTGACTACTTACATGGTGTCGGTGATATGTATGATGGTGTCAGTTATCAAATGGTACCAGAGTCAGAAAAGCAGCGTGTAACAAATAAATTACGTCAGTCGTTATCCTTGCCTGAAAAAAAGACAGGCACACAATTTGGTAGTACAGTGCCACCGCTATCTTATGGCGTAGCCGAAACAAATTTGAATACAATTAATGAGACACTAGATTCACAAAAATAA
- a CDS encoding peptidoglycan bridge formation glycyltransferase FemA/FemB family protein: MTLDFTELSPNEYTEFESQHPLGTYTQSIAQYKLLIQRGHKPRLLGVKNDGRVVAAALVMTESTRFGSVFLFDRGPLLDFNDTSLLVFFVREARQFAKKIGILYIQWEPNVTYAKTDNKGNLIETPNDTFLKLMSQRGFEHQPFEFGMSTTGSPTWEYVKDLSHLSDSKTISKSYGKNVQYYLKKNQQFGIKLRELSREDLPEFKLLTQKTADRLQYHDKDLSFYEMVYDTYADDATFIFAELNFETYIAEENQKIIILNQKLDKLQMKIDKYPTQDKFKRQYNEFDDQKQHHIKRVEKATQQMQAAGKSLVVVAGALFIQQPQEMTYLYSGTYEAYKDYYGPYQIQDKLIQRAVANGIKKYNFYGISGRFDGSDGVLGFKTAFDGEARQLVGSFVLPVQPIKYKIYRLLKKITGRQ, translated from the coding sequence ATGACGTTAGATTTTACTGAATTATCACCAAATGAATATACTGAGTTTGAGAGTCAGCACCCTTTAGGAACATATACACAATCAATTGCACAATACAAATTGCTTATCCAACGTGGCCATAAACCACGTTTATTAGGTGTCAAAAACGATGGTCGAGTAGTTGCTGCCGCATTGGTAATGACTGAATCAACACGGTTTGGATCAGTTTTTTTATTTGATCGTGGGCCATTATTAGATTTTAATGATACAAGTTTATTGGTTTTCTTTGTCCGTGAAGCACGTCAGTTTGCAAAAAAAATTGGCATACTCTATATACAATGGGAGCCTAATGTCACATATGCAAAGACTGATAATAAAGGCAATTTAATTGAAACGCCAAACGACACGTTTTTAAAATTAATGTCTCAACGAGGTTTTGAACATCAACCATTTGAATTTGGTATGTCGACAACTGGCTCACCGACTTGGGAATATGTTAAAGACTTGTCTCATTTGTCTGACAGTAAGACAATTAGCAAGTCTTATGGTAAAAATGTGCAGTATTATCTCAAAAAAAATCAACAATTTGGCATTAAACTACGTGAATTATCACGTGAAGATTTACCAGAATTTAAATTATTAACGCAGAAAACGGCTGATCGGCTACAATATCATGACAAAGATCTATCTTTTTATGAAATGGTTTATGATACATACGCTGATGATGCAACATTTATTTTTGCAGAATTGAACTTTGAAACCTATATTGCTGAGGAAAATCAAAAAATTATTATTTTAAATCAAAAGTTAGATAAATTACAGATGAAAATTGATAAGTATCCAACTCAAGATAAATTTAAAAGGCAATATAACGAGTTTGATGATCAGAAGCAGCATCATATCAAACGCGTTGAAAAGGCAACTCAGCAAATGCAGGCGGCTGGTAAATCATTGGTTGTAGTGGCTGGGGCATTATTTATTCAGCAACCACAAGAGATGACATATTTGTATTCTGGCACTTATGAAGCATATAAAGACTATTATGGTCCTTATCAAATTCAGGATAAATTAATTCAAAGAGCAGTTGCTAATGGCATAAAAAAGTATAATTTTTACGGTATATCTGGTAGATTTGATGGATCAGATGGGGTGTTAGGCTTTAAAACAGCTTTTGATGGCGAAGCACGGCAACTAGTGGGTAGTTTTGTATTGCCTGTTCAACCAATTAAGTATAAAATTTATCGACTTTTGAAAAAAATAACAGGTAGACAATAA
- a CDS encoding LysM peptidoglycan-binding domain-containing protein gives MTSNLKKTLLATAAGVATLVGGHAVASADTVEVQTGDTLSGIAHANNTSTEDLAKANNITDQNLIIAGQKLTVSTPASSAVSADGTTYTVQTGDTLSKVAQQTGINIETLSSINDLSNHDFVLAGQVLALKQAVSQNTVPTVTATEQQAITPETTTEKLSYIAAADTNKDNFMSMDEYNTYKANGGNTTTVAQTPQVQATAPAATEQVTQVSTNTAPQAAPAASSDAQALVNSLNAKRASLGLAPVTLNASLSARAQERAENAAANGGIPTNHFSTNGEVVANGFSSGSVIDAWFNETNMSTPNGQPGHRMWVANARASSVGFGIVGGIIVGESDAGQF, from the coding sequence ATGACAAGTAATTTAAAGAAGACATTATTAGCAACAGCTGCAGGTGTTGCTACCTTAGTTGGTGGACATGCCGTTGCATCTGCTGATACAGTTGAAGTGCAAACGGGTGATACTTTGAGTGGTATTGCTCACGCAAATAATACATCAACAGAAGATCTAGCAAAAGCAAATAATATTACTGACCAAAATTTGATTATAGCAGGTCAAAAGTTGACAGTATCTACACCAGCATCTTCAGCAGTTTCTGCAGATGGCACGACATATACTGTTCAAACTGGTGACACGCTATCAAAGGTGGCACAACAAACTGGTATTAATATTGAAACCTTGTCTAGCATAAATGATTTGTCAAATCACGATTTTGTACTAGCAGGCCAAGTATTAGCATTAAAACAAGCAGTGTCTCAGAATACTGTACCAACAGTTACTGCAACAGAACAACAAGCTATTACACCAGAAACAACGACCGAAAAATTGTCATACATTGCTGCTGCTGATACGAATAAAGATAATTTCATGTCAATGGATGAATACAATACGTATAAAGCTAATGGTGGTAATACTACTACTGTAGCACAAACACCACAAGTACAAGCAACTGCGCCAGCTGCTACAGAACAAGTGACTCAAGTGTCAACAAATACTGCACCACAGGCGGCACCAGCTGCTTCGTCAGATGCTCAAGCATTGGTAAATTCTTTGAACGCAAAGCGTGCATCGTTAGGTTTGGCACCTGTAACATTAAATGCTAGTTTGTCAGCACGTGCACAAGAACGTGCTGAGAATGCTGCAGCTAATGGTGGTATCCCAACGAACCACTTTTCAACTAACGGTGAGGTAGTTGCTAACGGTTTCTCAAGTGGTTCTGTTATTGATGCTTGGTTTAATGAAACAAATATGAGTACGCCAAATGGTCAACCTGGTCACCGTATGTGGGTTGCTAACGCACGCGCCTCATCTGTAGGCTTTGGTATCGTTGGCGGCATTATTGTCGGCGAATCAGATGCTGGTCAATTTTAA
- a CDS encoding nitrate ABC transporter ATPase: protein MSPKIETLLNAVNEIYPGKVMTRVSGEKTDELHIDRVSQEILGDRLLIELAEGTQSDFLFGNELLKMLLTLNGVIPQIFFALTFQDDTLDQQLIQIATRMHRTVVHTITYRELKKQGVLTTETAVSYLAGVQSELTVENGELDDESLWRLLTLLDALVFADASGADFSELADMYPLAYTAATKLVLPILTADLKQSRHIRRQITQLFASVDNTLTEWGKPTVNAKEYVTVTSVLSQRQLELPVSQVFTIFHSEMTDFQTKKTAYVGLNQVDSQNSFVITKPDNQDSADFFKALYKMKVGDLFKQLALPYINRK, encoded by the coding sequence ATGAGTCCTAAAATTGAAACATTATTAAATGCAGTGAATGAAATATATCCAGGGAAAGTCATGACACGTGTGTCCGGTGAAAAAACAGACGAGTTACATATTGATCGTGTGAGCCAAGAAATATTAGGTGACAGATTATTAATAGAATTAGCAGAAGGCACACAATCTGATTTTTTATTTGGTAATGAGTTATTGAAAATGTTACTCACTTTAAATGGTGTGATACCGCAAATATTTTTTGCGCTAACTTTTCAAGATGACACACTTGATCAACAATTAATTCAAATTGCAACGCGTATGCACCGTACTGTTGTTCATACAATTACATATCGTGAACTTAAAAAGCAAGGCGTTTTAACTACTGAAACGGCAGTATCCTATTTAGCGGGCGTACAGTCAGAATTAACGGTTGAAAATGGCGAGTTAGACGATGAGAGCCTTTGGCGTTTATTGACGTTATTAGATGCGCTAGTATTTGCTGATGCGAGTGGGGCAGATTTCTCTGAACTAGCCGACATGTACCCCTTAGCTTACACAGCAGCAACAAAACTTGTGTTACCAATTCTAACAGCTGATCTCAAGCAATCTCGTCATATTCGTCGACAAATCACACAGCTGTTTGCTAGTGTTGATAACACGTTGACGGAATGGGGGAAACCTACAGTTAATGCAAAAGAGTATGTGACAGTAACAAGCGTACTATCACAGCGCCAATTAGAGTTGCCAGTGAGTCAAGTATTTACAATTTTCCATTCTGAGATGACTGATTTTCAAACGAAAAAAACAGCTTATGTTGGTTTAAATCAAGTAGATTCTCAAAATAGTTTTGTGATTACAAAACCAGATAATCAAGATTCAGCAGATTTTTTTAAGGCACTTTATAAGATGAAAGTTGGTGATCTGTTTAAACAATTAGCATTGCCATATATTAATAGAAAATAG
- a CDS encoding LysM peptidoglycan-binding domain-containing protein, producing the protein MKSSTIIKSAVAAGALAVAGVTSVSADTINVKAGDTLTKLAAEHGTTVAELAQKNGIENTNLIFIGQQLNTQVSTKAPSQEATTSKKSAAGTYAVKAGDTLYRIAANNGVSVAELATANSIQNINYISVGQVLNFAANATPAPAASTPAPAASTPAPAASTPAPAASTPAPAASTPAPAASTPAPAASTPAPAASTPAPAASTPAPAASTPAPVAPTPAPVAPTPAPVAPTPAPVAPTPAPVAPAADSAAQTLVNSLNAKRASLGLAPVSLDAGLSARAQSRAQNAVANGGLPTNHFATNGEVVASQWEIGKVIDAWYNETNMITTGTPGHRMWVANARATSVGFGIVGDTIVAESNVGQY; encoded by the coding sequence ATGAAGTCATCAACTATTATCAAATCTGCTGTTGCTGCCGGCGCTCTTGCCGTTGCCGGCGTTACCTCTGTATCGGCTGACACAATTAATGTTAAAGCTGGAGATACACTAACTAAGCTTGCTGCCGAACATGGTACAACAGTTGCTGAATTGGCTCAAAAAAATGGAATTGAAAATACTAATTTAATTTTTATTGGACAACAATTAAACACACAAGTATCAACTAAGGCACCATCACAAGAGGCTACAACTTCTAAGAAGTCAGCAGCTGGAACATATGCTGTTAAGGCTGGCGATACATTATATCGCATTGCTGCTAACAATGGTGTATCAGTTGCCGAATTAGCAACTGCAAACAGTATCCAAAATATTAATTATATTTCAGTTGGTCAAGTGCTAAATTTTGCAGCTAATGCAACACCAGCACCTGCTGCATCAACACCAGCACCTGCTGCATCAACACCAGCACCTGCTGCATCAACACCAGCACCTGCTGCATCAACACCAGCACCTGCTGCATCAACACCAGCACCTGCTGCATCAACACCAGCACCTGCTGCATCAACACCAGCACCTGCTGCATCAACACCAGCACCTGCTGCATCAACACCAGCACCTGCTGCATCAACACCAGCACCTGTTGCACCAACACCAGCACCTGTTGCACCAACACCAGCACCTGTTGCACCAACACCAGCACCTGTTGCACCAACACCAGCACCTGTTGCACCAGCAGCAGATTCAGCTGCACAGACATTGGTGAACTCTTTGAACGCAAAGCGCGCTTCATTAGGATTAGCACCTGTATCATTGGATGCTGGTTTGTCAGCGCGTGCCCAATCACGTGCCCAAAATGCTGTAGCCAATGGTGGTTTACCAACTAATCATTTTGCTACTAATGGTGAAGTAGTTGCATCTCAGTGGGAAATTGGGAAAGTTATTGATGCATGGTATAACGAAACTAACATGATAACTACTGGTACACCTGGTCACCGGATGTGGGTTGCTAACGCACGCGCAACTTCTGTAGGATTTGGTATCGTTGGCGACACAATTGTTGCTGAATCAAACGTCGGACAATACTAA
- a CDS encoding NlpC/P60 family protein, with translation MAGKWLDVALTQLGKSYHSSGAFVAFVMNTSKIGINAKSSQWSPALNTLVQELSDLKKIENSRPGDLLFWGKRDHPYSVGIYIGGGHFISVAEKGSVVNVQVLNNNWYPDFSGSVL, from the coding sequence ATGGCAGGCAAATGGCTTGACGTCGCACTAACGCAGTTGGGGAAATCTTATCATTCTTCAGGTGCGTTTGTTGCGTTCGTTATGAACACATCTAAAATAGGAATAAACGCTAAAAGTAGTCAGTGGTCTCCAGCGCTTAATACTCTTGTACAAGAACTATCTGATTTAAAAAAGATAGAAAATTCACGTCCAGGAGATTTATTGTTTTGGGGAAAACGGGATCATCCTTATAGTGTTGGTATTTATATCGGTGGGGGTCACTTTATTTCAGTGGCTGAAAAAGGTTCAGTGGTTAATGTGCAAGTATTAAACAATAATTGGTATCCAGATTTTTCTGGCAGTGTTCTTTGA